A window of the Alnus glutinosa chromosome 4, dhAlnGlut1.1, whole genome shotgun sequence genome harbors these coding sequences:
- the LOC133866026 gene encoding uncharacterized acetyltransferase At3g50280-like: protein MSNPPKVRHISECFVKPQHAVEESKRPFYLTPWDFLMLTANYIQKGLLFTKPPAADDQEGIINALLDRLKNSLSLALVHFYPLAGRLVTQQNENPPSCVIFVDCDNSPGAKFIHAALDMTISDILSPVDVPLVVQSFFDHDRAINYDGHTMPLLSIQVTELEDGIFIGCSMNHCIADGTSYWHFFNSWSEIFQAQGNDISIARPPIHKRWFPDGYGPIINLPFSYQDEIIRRSEEPELRERVFHFSSESIAKLKAKANEEYKTNKISSFQSLSALLWRCITRARRLPLDQITSCKLAINNRSRMDPHLSQDYFGNSVHVVVGVATAGELLEQSLGWAAWQLHQAVVDHTDKVVRGLLDGWLQSPFIFQHAQFFDRYCVLMGSSPRFNMYGNEFGMGKAVALRSGYANKFDGKVSSFPGYEGGSIDLEVCLSPDFMSALESDEEFMDAVCLSHQQQ, encoded by the coding sequence ATGTCGAATCCTCCCAAAGTCCGACACATCTCAGAGTGCTTTGTTAAACCACAGCATGCTGTAGAAGAGTCGAAGCGGCCTTTTTACCTGACGCCATGGGATTTTCTCATGCTCACTGCAAACTATATCCAGAAGGGTCTTCTCTTTACCAAACCTCCAGCAGCAGATGACCAAGAAGGCATCATCAATGCTCTCTTGGACAGGCTTAAgaactccctctctctcgccctTGTCCATTTCTACCCACTTGCCGGCCGCCTTGTGACACAACAAAATGAAAACCCACCTTCGTGCGTGATTTTCGTTGACTGCGATAACAGCCCCGGAGCTAAATTCATCCATGCAGCTTTGGACATGACAATATCTGACATCCTTTCACCGGTTGATGTTCCTTTAGTTGTTCAATCATTTTTTGACCATGACAGGGCGATCAACTATGATGGGCATACCATGCCTTTGCTTTCCATTCAAGTTACAGAGCTGGAAGATGGCATCTTTATAGGTTGTTCCATGAACCATTGCATTGCTGATGGAACTTCATACTGGCATTTCTTTAACTCGTGGTCTGAGATCTTTCAGGCACAAGGAAATGATATCTCCATTGCGCGCCCACCCATCCACAAGCGATGGTTTCCTGATGGTTATGGTCCAATCATCAACCTCCCTTTCTCCTACCAAGATGAGATCATCAGGAGATCTGAAGAACCTGAGCTCAGAGAGAGAGTGTTCCACTTTTCATCCGAATCCATAGCAAAACTCAAAGCGAAGGCAAATGAAGAGTACAAAACCAACAAGATCTCTTCCTTCCAGTCCTTGTCGGCTCTCCTCTGGAGGTGCATAACGCGTGCACGTCGTCTACCACTGGATCAGATAACCAGTTGCAAGCTGGCCATCAACAACAGATCAAGAATGGATCCACACCTTTCTCAGGACTACTTTGGGAACTCAGTTCACGTGGTGGTGGGAGTAGCCACAGCTGGTGAACTGCTTGAACAGAGTCTTGGGTGGGCGGCATGGCAGCTGCACCAGGCCGTGGTTGACCACACTGACAAGGTGGTCCGTGGATTGCTTGACGGCTGGCTCCAGTCTCCCTTTATTTTCCAACATGCTCAGTTTTTTGACCGATACTGTGTGTTGATGGGGAGCTCACCCAGATTCAACATGTATGGTAATGAATTTGGGATGGGGAAAGCAGTGGCACTTCGCAGTGGGTATGCAAACAAGTTTGACGGGAAAGTGTCATCGTTCCCGGGATATGAAGGAGGAAGCATAGATTTGGAGGTGTGCCTTTCGCCAGACTTCATGAGCGCTCTTGAGTCTGATGAGGAGTTCATGGATGCCGTCTGTTTGTCCCATCAGCAGCAGTAG
- the LOC133865882 gene encoding uncharacterized acetyltransferase At3g50280-like gives MSNPPKVRHISECFVKPQHAVEESKRPFYLTPWDFLMLTANYIQKGLLFTKPPAADDQEGFINTLLDRLKNSLSLALVHFYPLAGRLVTQQNENPPSCVIFVDCDNSPGAKFIHAALDMTISDILSPVDVPLVVQSFFDHDRAINYDGHTMPLLSIQVTELEDGIFIGCSMNHCIADGTSYWHFFNSWSEIFQAQGNDISIVRPPIHKRWFPDGYGPIINLPFTYQDEIIRRSEEPELRERVFHFSSESIAKLKAKANEEYKTNKISSFQSLSALLWRCITRARRLPLDQITSCKLAINNRSRMDPHLSQDYFGNSVHVVVGVATAGELLEQSLGWAAWQLHQAVVDHTDKVVRGLLDGWLQSPFIFQHAQFFDRYCVLMGSSPRFNMYGNEFGMGKAVALRSGYANKFDGKVSSFPGYEGGGSIALEVCLTPDFMSALESDEEFLDAVCLSHQQQ, from the coding sequence ATGTCGAATCCTCCCAAAGTTCGACACATCTCAGAGTGCTTTGTTAAACCACAGCATGCTGTAGAAGAGTCGAAGCGGCCCTTTTACCTGACGCCATGGGATTTTCTCATGCTCACTGCAAACTATATCCAGAAGGGTCTTCTCTTTACCAAACCTCCAGCAGCAGATGACCAAGAAGGCTTCATCAATACTCTCTTGGACAGGCTTAAgaactccctctctctcgccctTGTCCATTTCTACCCACTTGCCGGCCGCCTTGTGACACAACAAAATGAAAACCCACCTTCGTGCGTGATTTTCGTTGACTGCGATAACAGCCCCGGAGCTAAATTCATCCATGCAGCTTTGGACATGACAATATCTGACATCCTTTCACCGGTTGATGTTCCTTTAGTTGTTCAATCATTTTTTGACCATGACAGGGCGATCAACTATGATGGGCATACCATGCCTTTGCTTTCCATTCAAGTTACAGAGCTGGAAGATGGCATCTTTATAGGTTGTTCCATGAACCATTGCATTGCTGATGGAACTTCATACTGGCATTTCTTTAACTCGTGGTCTGAGATCTTTCAGGCACAAGGAAATGATATCTCCATTGTGCGACCACCCATCCACAAGCGATGGTTTCCTGATGGTTATGGTCCAATCATCAACCTCCCTTTCACCTACCAAGATGAGATCATCAGGAGATCTGAAGAACCTGAGCTCAGAGAGAGAGTGTTCCACTTTTCATCCGAATCCATAGCAAAACTCAAAGCGAAGGCAAATGAAGAGTACAAAACCAACAAGATCTCTTCCTTCCAGTCCTTGTCGGCTCTCCTCTGGAGGTGCATAACGCGTGCACGTCGTCTACCACTGGATCAGATAACCAGTTGCAAGCTGGCCATCAACAACAGATCAAGAATGGATCCACACCTTTCTCAGGACTACTTTGGGAACTCAGTTCACGTGGTGGTGGGAGTAGCCACAGCTGGTGAACTGCTTGAACAGAGTCTTGGGTGGGCGGCATGGCAGCTGCACCAGGCCGTGGTTGACCACACTGACAAGGTGGTCCGTGGATTGCTTGACGGCTGGCTCCAGTCTCCCTTTATTTTCCAACATGCTCAGTTTTTTGACCGATACTGTGTGTTGATGGGGAGCTCACCCAGATTCAACATGTATGGTAATGAATTTGGGATGGGGAAAGCAGTGGCACTTCGCAGTGGGTATGCAAACAAGTTTGACGGGAAAGTGTCGTCGTTCCCGGGATATGAAGGAGGAGGAAGCATAGCTTTGGAGGTGTGCCTTACGCCAGACTTCATGAGCGCTCTTGAGTCTGATGAGGAGTTCCTGGATGCCGTCTGTTTGTCCCATCAGCAGCAGTAG
- the LOC133866019 gene encoding uncharacterized acetyltransferase At3g50280-like: MSNPPKVRHISECFVKPQHAVEESKRPFYLTPWDLAMLSAHYIQKGLLFTKPPAADDQEGFINTLLDRLKNSLSLALVHFYPLAGRLVTQQNENPPSCLIFVDCDNSPGAKFIHAALDMTISDILSPIDVPSVVQSFFDHDRALNYDGHTMPLLSIQVTELEDGIFIGCSINHCIADGTSYWHFFNSWSEIFQAQGNDISIARPPIHKRWFPDGYGPIINLPFTHQDEIISRFEAPELRERVFHFSSESIAKLKAKANEEYKTNKISSFQSLSALLWRCITRARRLPLDQITGCKLATNNRSRMDPHLSQDYFGNSIHAVAGVALAGELLEQSLGWAAWQLHQAVVNHTDKAVRGWLDAWQQSPFIYQLARFFDRYSVMMGSSPRFNMYGNEFGMGKAIALRSGYANKFDGKVSSFPGYEGGGSIDLEVCLPPDFMSALESDEEFMDAVCLSHQWQ; this comes from the coding sequence ATGTCGAATCCTCCCAAAGTTCGACACATCTCAGAGTGCTTTGTTAAACCACAGCATGCTGTAGAAGAGTCGAAACGGCCCTTTTACCTGACACCATGGGATCTTGCCATGCTCTCTGCGCACTATATCCAGAAGGGCCTTCTCTTTACCAAACCTCCGGCAGCAGATGACCAAGAAGGCTTCATCAATACTCTCTTGGACAGGCTTAAgaactccctctctctcgccctTGTCCATTTCTACCCACTTGCCGGCCGCCTTGTGACACAACAAAATGAAAACCCACCTTCGTGCTTGATTTTCGTTGACTGCGATAACAGCCCCGGAGCTAAATTCATCCATGCAGCTTTAGACATGACAATATCTGACATCCTTTCACCAATTGATGTTCCTTCGGTTGTTCAATCATTTTTTGACCATGACAGGGCCCTCAACTATGATGGGCATACCATGCCTTTGCTTTCCATTCAAGTTACGGAGCTGGAAGATGGCATCTTTATAGGTTGTTCCATCAACCATTGCATTGCTGATGGAACTTCGTACTGGCATTTCTTTAACTCGTGGTCTGAGATCTTTCAGGCACAAGGAAATGATATCTCCATTGCGCGCCCGCCCATCCACAAGCGATGGTTTCCTGATGGTTATGGTCCAATCATCAACCTCCCTTTCACCCACCAAGATGAGATCATCAGCAGATTTGAAGCACCCGAGCTCAGAGAGAGAGTCTTCCACTTCTCATCCGAATCCATAGCAAAACTCAAAGCGAAGGCAAATGAAGAGTACAAAACCAACAAGATCTCTTCCTTCCAGTCCTTGTCGGCACTCCTCTGGAGGTGCATAACGCGTGCACGTCGTCTACCACTTGATCAGATAACCGGTTGCAAGCTGGCCACCAACAACAGATCAAGAATGGATCCACACCTTTCTCAGGACTACTTTGGGAATTCAATTCACGCGGTGGCGGGAGTAGCCCTAGCTGGTGAACTGCTTGAACAGAGTCTTGGGTGGGCGGCATGGCAGCTGCACCAGGCCGTGGTTAACCACACTGACAAGGCGGTCCGTGGATGGCTTGACGCCTGGCAGCAGTCTCCCTTTATTTACCAACTTGCTCGGTTTTTTGATCGATACAGTGTGATGATGGGGAGCTCGCCCAGATTCAACATGTATGGTAATGAATTTGGGATGGGAAAAGCAATAGCACTTCGCAGTGGGTATGCAAACAAGTTTGACGGGAAAGTGTCATCGTTCCCGGGATATGAAGGAGGAGGAAGCATAGATTTGGAGGTGTGCCTTCCGCCAGACTTCATGAGCGCTCTTGAGTCTGATGAGGAGTTCATGGATGCCGTCTGTTTGTCCCATCAGTGGCAGTAG